From one Streptomyces spiramyceticus genomic stretch:
- a CDS encoding DUF6049 family protein, producing the protein MAEAADFQGTTPSPARRWLRRTAALLAGTPLVAGLLCLPAAAPAHAAEEGTGSRTVDVSLDTLTPSAPVEGGKVTVSGTITNRGKETVTDAHVGLGVGPRMSSRSAIDSAAERTGYTNGLDAAEIGGKFTKKFAKLPAGISEGFSITVPVGKLGLGDQGVYQLGVSLWGQTPTRPYEQVLGIERTFLPWQPEDTEKKTQLTYLWPLISSTHLTAETGSDEQQTPVFKNDDLGAELAPGGRLEQLVSLGKELPVTWVVDPDLLATVEAMTKGYQVKSEDGETTVAGKNQAVANRWLSNLQKAVQGRKVVALPFADPDLASLAHRGKDVPGSLSHLKPATDVAATAVQSILLTEPSTDFAWPVDGAVDPSVVDVATSAGAHNVIARSDSLQETGGLPYTPSAARPIGGGTTAVVADARLSTAFQGDMSTADDSTLAVQKFLAQTLAITLQNEGKQRSIVVAPQRLPSASQAQSMASALHGLDAQRWSQPLDMVAAAKAKPDAEATTQVPGEAAYPGALRKRELPAKAFQDIKATQDKLDNFKVILTAQDRVVTPFGNAIYRAMSTSWRGNERTAQAYRTGVQSYLMSLTDEVQLIQKSDATLSGRSATIPVTVQNKLVQGVEHLVLRLESTKPTRLKLDGKQTIAERPVKVAGGHSQSVKFTATANANGPVPVVAQLYTEDGKPYGRSMEFTVDVNEFTPTVMLVIAGGVLLLVLAGIRMYTQRKRAAAREAGDGADGPEQPSDPTPDTGPESGNPSGTGEKVDR; encoded by the coding sequence GTGGCCGAGGCGGCAGACTTCCAGGGGACGACTCCCTCACCTGCCCGCCGGTGGCTGCGGCGCACAGCAGCGCTGCTCGCCGGCACCCCCCTGGTAGCGGGCCTCTTGTGCCTCCCGGCGGCTGCCCCCGCGCACGCCGCGGAGGAGGGCACCGGCTCACGCACCGTCGACGTGTCCCTCGACACACTGACCCCCAGCGCCCCGGTGGAGGGCGGCAAGGTCACGGTCTCGGGCACGATCACCAACAGGGGCAAGGAAACCGTCACCGACGCCCATGTCGGGCTGGGCGTCGGGCCGCGGATGTCCAGTAGGTCCGCGATCGACTCGGCGGCCGAACGCACCGGGTACACGAACGGGCTCGACGCCGCGGAAATCGGCGGGAAGTTCACCAAGAAGTTCGCGAAGCTCCCCGCCGGGATAAGCGAGGGATTCAGCATCACGGTGCCGGTCGGCAAGCTGGGTCTCGGCGACCAGGGGGTCTACCAGCTGGGTGTGTCCCTGTGGGGGCAGACGCCGACCCGCCCGTACGAGCAGGTGCTGGGCATCGAACGGACCTTCCTGCCCTGGCAGCCGGAGGACACGGAGAAGAAGACCCAGCTCACCTATCTCTGGCCGCTGATTTCCTCCACACATCTCACCGCCGAGACAGGTTCGGACGAGCAGCAGACTCCGGTCTTCAAGAACGACGACCTCGGCGCGGAGCTCGCACCGGGGGGACGGCTGGAGCAGCTCGTCTCGCTCGGCAAAGAGCTGCCGGTGACGTGGGTCGTGGACCCGGACCTGCTCGCCACCGTCGAAGCGATGACAAAGGGCTACCAGGTCAAGTCCGAGGACGGCGAAACAACGGTCGCCGGAAAGAACCAGGCCGTCGCCAACCGGTGGCTGAGCAATCTCCAGAAGGCCGTGCAGGGCCGCAAGGTCGTGGCGCTCCCGTTCGCCGACCCCGATCTGGCCTCTCTGGCGCACCGCGGCAAGGACGTCCCCGGATCTCTCAGCCACCTGAAGCCGGCGACCGATGTCGCTGCCACGGCCGTGCAGTCGATCCTCCTCACGGAGCCCTCGACGGACTTCGCGTGGCCCGTGGACGGTGCCGTGGACCCCTCGGTCGTCGACGTCGCCACCTCGGCCGGTGCGCACAACGTGATCGCGCGCAGCGACAGCCTGCAGGAGACCGGGGGCCTGCCGTACACACCCTCCGCGGCCCGGCCGATCGGCGGCGGCACGACGGCCGTAGTCGCCGACGCCCGGCTCTCCACCGCCTTCCAGGGCGACATGTCGACGGCGGATGACTCCACACTCGCGGTGCAGAAGTTCCTGGCCCAGACGCTGGCGATCACCCTTCAGAACGAGGGCAAGCAGCGCAGCATCGTCGTCGCCCCGCAGCGGCTGCCGTCCGCGAGCCAGGCACAGTCGATGGCGAGCGCCCTGCACGGGCTCGACGCCCAGCGCTGGTCCCAGCCGCTGGACATGGTGGCAGCGGCGAAAGCCAAGCCCGATGCCGAGGCCACGACCCAGGTGCCGGGTGAGGCCGCGTACCCCGGGGCGCTGCGCAAGCGGGAGCTTCCGGCCAAGGCCTTCCAGGACATCAAGGCCACGCAGGACAAGCTCGACAATTTCAAGGTGATCCTGACCGCACAGGACCGGGTGGTCACGCCCTTCGGCAATGCGATCTACCGAGCGATGTCCACGTCCTGGCGCGGCAACGAGCGGACCGCCCAGGCGTACCGGACCGGCGTTCAGAGCTACCTGATGAGCCTCACCGACGAGGTGCAGCTCATTCAGAAATCCGATGCGACCCTGTCGGGGCGCAGCGCCACCATTCCGGTGACTGTCCAGAACAAGCTGGTGCAGGGCGTCGAGCACTTGGTGCTGCGGCTGGAGTCGACCAAGCCCACCCGCCTCAAACTGGACGGCAAGCAGACCATCGCCGAGCGGCCGGTGAAGGTCGCGGGCGGCCACAGCCAGTCGGTGAAGTTCACCGCCACCGCGAACGCCAACGGCCCGGTCCCGGTGGTCGCACAGCTCTACACCGAGGACGGCAAACCGTACGGCCGCTCCATGGAGTTCACGGTGGACGTCAACGAGTTCACTCCCACCGTCATGCTGGTGATCGCCGGCGGCGTGCTGCTGCTTGTTCTCGCGGGCATCAGGATGTACACCCAGCGCAAGCGTGCGGCGGCCCGTGAGGCCGGTGACGGGGCCGACGGCCCCGAGCAGCCGAGTGACCCGACACCGGACACTGGACCGGAAAGCGGCAACCCGTCGGGCACGGGTGAGAAAGTGGACCGTTGA
- a CDS encoding CCA tRNA nucleotidyltransferase codes for MPNANEDNPSALSQVQRRAVSELLRVAPVADDLARRFQEAGFSLALVGGSVRDALLGRLGNDLDFTTDARPEDVLKIVRPWADSVWEVGIAFGTVGSQKMGYQIEVTTYRSEAYDRNSRKPEVSYGDSIEEDLVRRDFTVNAMAVALPEKEFIDPHGGLEDLAARVLRTPGTPEESFSDDPLRMMRAARFAAQLDFEVAPEVVAAMTAMAERLEIVSAERVRDELNKLILSDDPRKGLRLLVDTGLAEYVLPELPELRLESDEHHRHKDVYEHSLTVLEQAMDLEEDGPDLVLRLAALLHDIGKPRTRRFEADGRVSFHHHEVVGAKMTKKRMTALKYSNDLIKDVSTLVELHLRFHGYGTGEWTDSAVRRYVRDAGPLLDRLHKLTRSDCTTRNKRKAGALSRAYDGLEERIAELQQQEELDSIRPDLDGNQIMEILGIRPGPEIGKAYKFLLELRLENGPMEHEAAVAALKEWWAAQS; via the coding sequence GTGCCGAACGCCAACGAAGACAATCCCAGTGCCCTGAGCCAGGTGCAGCGCCGCGCGGTCAGCGAGCTGCTGCGAGTCGCCCCTGTCGCCGACGACCTCGCTCGCCGCTTCCAGGAGGCGGGGTTCAGTCTCGCCCTGGTCGGTGGATCGGTCAGGGACGCGTTGCTCGGCAGGCTCGGCAACGACCTGGACTTCACGACCGACGCCCGCCCCGAGGACGTGCTGAAGATCGTCCGGCCGTGGGCGGACTCGGTGTGGGAGGTCGGGATCGCCTTCGGGACGGTGGGATCCCAGAAGATGGGCTACCAGATCGAGGTCACGACGTACCGTTCCGAGGCGTACGACAGGAACTCGCGCAAGCCCGAGGTGTCCTACGGCGACTCCATCGAGGAAGATCTCGTACGCCGCGACTTCACCGTCAACGCGATGGCCGTCGCGCTCCCGGAGAAGGAGTTCATCGACCCGCACGGTGGCTTGGAAGACCTCGCGGCCCGTGTTCTGCGCACTCCCGGGACGCCCGAGGAGTCGTTCTCCGACGACCCGCTGCGCATGATGCGCGCAGCACGGTTCGCCGCTCAGCTCGACTTCGAGGTGGCGCCCGAAGTTGTCGCCGCGATGACGGCCATGGCCGAGCGCCTGGAGATCGTCTCGGCGGAGCGAGTACGTGACGAGCTCAACAAGCTGATTCTCTCGGACGACCCGCGCAAGGGTCTGAGGCTGCTTGTCGACACCGGGCTCGCCGAGTACGTGCTTCCAGAGCTGCCTGAGCTGCGCCTGGAGAGTGATGAGCATCACAGGCACAAGGACGTCTATGAGCACTCGCTGACCGTGCTGGAACAGGCCATGGACCTCGAAGAGGACGGTCCGGACCTCGTTCTGCGGCTGGCGGCTCTGCTGCATGACATCGGGAAGCCGAGGACGCGGCGCTTCGAGGCGGACGGTCGGGTCTCGTTCCATCACCACGAGGTGGTGGGGGCCAAGATGACCAAGAAGCGCATGACCGCTCTCAAGTACTCCAACGACCTGATCAAGGACGTCTCGACACTCGTGGAGCTCCATCTGCGCTTCCACGGGTACGGGACCGGGGAGTGGACCGACTCGGCGGTGCGACGGTACGTACGCGATGCGGGCCCGCTGCTGGACCGGCTGCACAAGCTGACCCGTTCTGACTGCACTACGCGCAACAAGCGCAAGGCGGGCGCGCTCTCGCGGGCCTACGACGGGCTTGAGGAGCGCATTGCGGAGCTGCAGCAGCAGGAGGAGCTGGACTCCATCCGGCCCGATCTGGACGGCAACCAGATCATGGAGATTCTGGGCATCAGGCCCGGCCCGGAGATCGGCAAGGCGTACAAGTTCCTGCTCGAGCTGCGGCTGGAGAACGGCCCGATGGAGCACGAGGCGGCGGTCGCGGCACTCAAGGAGTGGTGGGCGGCCCAGAGCTGA
- the murJ gene encoding murein biosynthesis integral membrane protein MurJ, with product MNAPYDGDRGQGAGGTAPSRGLPPEPTAAGHVPSPQQPETAQDPYVQDAYSHDPYRSQDPSTQDPVTEALYDRASHPPPPPGTYQEPQSLYQQPSPPQHAPNPRVWAQTPPPEPDGPSRRLPYGDDAATTQFVGVDDLVTQAGEELPEQDAFAHLYRDQQEAGGATPAAAPEPAPAPPPKKPAGRAASVLKSSALMAAGTLVSRLTGFVRSLVITAALGAALLGDTFTVAYTLPTMIYILTVGGGLNSVFVPQLVRAMKNDEDGGVAFANRLLTLVMVVLGAIVVLAVFGAPLLVHAMSPTIADNPDANSVAVTFARYCLPTIFFMGVHVVMGQILNARGKFGAMMWTPVLNNIVMIVTFGLFIWVYGTSAESQMGVETIPAEGVRLLGIGTLLGLVVQALAMIPYLRETGFRFRPRFDWKGHGLGKTVKLAKWTVLFVLANQAGVVVVTQLATAAGAASGKDGAGILAYSNAQLIWGMPQAIITVSVMAALLPRISRAAHDNDPGAVRDDISQGLRNSAVAIVPVSFAFLALGVPMCTLLFASTGHEGAQAMGFILMAFALGLIPYSVQYVVLRGFYAYEDTRTPFYNTVIVAAVNAAASAVCYVVLPAQWAVVGMAASYGLAYAIGVGIAWRRLRNRLGGDLDGTHVLRTYARLAGASVPAAILGGAAGFGIMHVLGSDALGSLAALVVGGIVLLGVFFVAAKRMRIEELNAMVGMVRGRLGR from the coding sequence GTGAACGCGCCGTACGACGGTGACCGTGGACAAGGCGCGGGCGGCACTGCGCCTTCCAGGGGATTGCCCCCGGAGCCCACGGCAGCGGGCCATGTGCCATCGCCGCAGCAGCCCGAGACCGCCCAGGACCCGTATGTCCAGGACGCCTACAGCCACGACCCTTACCGGTCGCAGGACCCCTCCACGCAGGATCCGGTGACGGAGGCGCTCTACGACCGCGCCTCGCACCCTCCGCCGCCCCCGGGTACCTACCAGGAGCCACAGTCGCTGTACCAGCAGCCGTCCCCGCCGCAGCATGCGCCGAATCCGCGCGTATGGGCCCAGACCCCGCCGCCGGAGCCGGACGGCCCGTCGCGCCGTCTGCCGTACGGCGACGATGCCGCGACCACCCAGTTCGTGGGCGTGGACGACCTGGTCACACAGGCGGGCGAGGAGCTGCCGGAGCAGGATGCCTTTGCCCACCTCTACCGCGACCAGCAGGAGGCGGGCGGAGCCACTCCAGCGGCCGCTCCCGAACCGGCTCCGGCACCCCCGCCCAAGAAGCCCGCGGGCCGTGCGGCGAGCGTGCTGAAGTCGAGCGCGCTGATGGCGGCGGGCACGCTGGTCTCCCGCCTCACGGGTTTCGTACGCAGCCTGGTGATCACCGCGGCTCTGGGTGCGGCCCTGCTCGGTGACACCTTCACCGTGGCGTACACCCTGCCCACGATGATCTACATCCTGACCGTCGGTGGTGGCCTCAACTCGGTCTTCGTGCCGCAGTTGGTACGCGCCATGAAGAACGACGAGGACGGCGGCGTAGCCTTCGCCAACCGCCTCCTCACTCTCGTCATGGTCGTTCTCGGCGCCATCGTCGTCCTCGCCGTGTTCGGGGCGCCGCTCCTGGTCCACGCGATGTCGCCCACCATCGCCGACAACCCGGACGCCAACAGCGTCGCCGTCACTTTCGCCCGCTACTGCCTGCCCACGATCTTCTTCATGGGTGTGCATGTGGTCATGGGCCAGATCCTCAACGCCCGCGGAAAATTCGGCGCGATGATGTGGACGCCGGTCCTCAACAACATCGTCATGATCGTCACCTTCGGGCTGTTCATCTGGGTCTACGGCACCTCTGCCGAGTCCCAGATGGGCGTCGAGACCATCCCCGCGGAGGGCGTCAGGCTGCTGGGTATCGGCACCCTGCTCGGCCTTGTCGTCCAGGCCCTGGCGATGATCCCGTACCTGCGCGAGACCGGCTTCCGCTTCCGTCCGCGCTTCGACTGGAAGGGCCACGGCCTCGGCAAGACGGTCAAGCTCGCCAAGTGGACCGTTCTCTTCGTCCTCGCCAACCAGGCGGGCGTAGTCGTCGTCACCCAGCTCGCCACGGCGGCCGGCGCGGCCTCCGGCAAGGACGGCGCGGGCATCCTCGCCTACTCGAACGCCCAGCTGATCTGGGGCATGCCGCAGGCCATCATCACCGTCTCCGTCATGGCCGCCCTGCTGCCCCGCATCTCCCGCGCCGCACACGACAACGACCCGGGTGCCGTCCGTGACGACATCTCCCAGGGACTGCGCAACTCGGCCGTCGCGATCGTCCCCGTCTCCTTCGCGTTCCTCGCGCTCGGCGTCCCCATGTGCACCCTGCTGTTCGCCTCGACCGGCCACGAGGGCGCCCAGGCCATGGGCTTCATCCTGATGGCCTTCGCTCTCGGCCTCATCCCGTATTCCGTGCAGTACGTCGTCCTGCGCGGGTTCTACGCGTACGAGGACACCCGGACGCCCTTCTACAACACCGTCATCGTCGCCGCCGTCAACGCGGCGGCCTCAGCCGTCTGCTACGTCGTCCTGCCCGCCCAGTGGGCTGTGGTCGGCATGGCAGCCTCGTACGGCCTGGCCTACGCCATCGGCGTCGGTATCGCCTGGCGGCGCCTGCGCAACAGGCTGGGCGGCGATCTGGACGGCACTCACGTCCTGCGTACGTACGCCCGCCTGGCCGGGGCCTCTGTACCGGCCGCGATCCTGGGCGGCGCTGCCGGCTTCGGCATCATGCACGTCCTGGGCAGCGACGCCCTCGGATCGTTGGCTGCGCTGGTCGTCGGGGGGATCGTGCTGCTCGGCGTCTTCTTCGTCGCCGCGAAGCGGATGCGGATCGAGGAGCTCAACGCCATGGTGGGCATGGTGCGAGGGCGGCTCGGGCGCTAA
- a CDS encoding protein kinase family protein: MAERSTAAVDVADNSGDEPLTAKADKATADGVAEAQDTADEKKGEADGEGQGSETPIATPELHSGHKLARRYRLEECVTRLDGFSSWRAVDEKLRRAVGVHLLPADHARARSVLAAARSSALLGDPRFVQVLDAVEENDLVYVVHEWLPDATELTAMLAAGPLEAHEAYQLVSQISQAMAAAHREGLAHLKLTPGAILRTSSGQYRIRGLAVNAALRGITSDRPQRTDTEAIGALLYAALTQRWPYERDAYGLSGLPKGVGLIAPDQVRAGIHRRLSELAMRALVNDGATASRQDPPCTTPDELAKAVAAMPRIRPPEPTFTAPPEYQRTTYQQGTYGRPSPHSGAQATQPLVAAPPRPLQSRTGKVLKWGVAALLIAALGLGSWQLADTLLDRGQESDDKTSSQTNNGKEPKRPDPKPLRISDARVYAPNGDGIEAEDVPQAIDGNTGTAWITPQYRGYANFGNLPQRKDGSGIIVDLGSAQDVSGVDIDMYRSGQTVEVLAADENASNPSALSDFSQQITELEPAAGKLEATLDKPVRTRYILIHITSLPTDGSPGAFRGGISEIKITG; the protein is encoded by the coding sequence GTGGCGGAACGTAGCACGGCTGCCGTCGACGTGGCCGACAACAGCGGTGATGAACCGCTGACCGCCAAGGCGGACAAGGCCACGGCCGACGGGGTGGCGGAAGCCCAGGACACAGCGGACGAGAAAAAGGGCGAAGCGGACGGCGAGGGACAAGGCTCCGAGACTCCCATCGCCACACCCGAGCTGCACAGTGGGCACAAGCTCGCCAGACGCTACCGGCTCGAAGAATGCGTCACCCGTCTGGACGGATTCAGCAGCTGGCGCGCAGTCGACGAAAAGCTCCGCCGCGCCGTGGGTGTCCACCTGCTGCCCGCGGACCACGCCCGGGCCAGGTCCGTGCTCGCCGCGGCCCGCTCGTCGGCGCTGCTCGGCGACCCCCGATTCGTCCAGGTGCTGGACGCGGTGGAGGAGAACGACCTCGTCTACGTCGTCCACGAGTGGCTTCCGGACGCCACAGAGCTGACGGCGATGCTCGCAGCGGGCCCGCTCGAGGCCCACGAGGCGTACCAGCTCGTAAGCCAGATCTCGCAGGCCATGGCGGCCGCCCACCGAGAGGGCCTCGCCCACCTCAAGCTCACCCCGGGCGCCATCCTGCGGACCTCGTCGGGCCAGTACCGGATCCGCGGGCTCGCGGTGAACGCCGCCCTCCGTGGCATCACATCCGACCGGCCGCAGCGCACCGACACCGAGGCGATCGGCGCACTGCTGTACGCCGCCCTGACACAGCGCTGGCCGTACGAGAGGGACGCGTACGGCCTCTCCGGGCTGCCCAAGGGCGTCGGGCTCATCGCCCCCGATCAGGTACGCGCCGGCATCCACCGGAGGCTCTCCGAGCTCGCCATGCGTGCCCTGGTCAACGACGGCGCCACCGCCTCGCGCCAGGATCCGCCCTGCACCACCCCGGACGAGCTGGCGAAGGCCGTCGCGGCGATGCCTCGCATCCGTCCGCCGGAGCCCACGTTCACTGCGCCACCGGAGTACCAGCGCACCACTTACCAGCAGGGCACCTACGGCAGGCCGAGCCCGCACTCCGGTGCGCAGGCCACCCAGCCTCTAGTGGCCGCCCCGCCCCGCCCGCTCCAGAGCCGTACCGGCAAGGTGCTCAAGTGGGGTGTGGCAGCGCTGCTCATCGCCGCCCTCGGCCTGGGCAGTTGGCAGCTGGCGGACACCCTCCTGGACCGGGGCCAGGAATCCGACGACAAGACGTCCTCGCAGACGAACAACGGCAAAGAGCCCAAGAGGCCCGACCCGAAGCCGCTCCGGATCTCCGACGCCCGCGTGTACGCCCCGAACGGCGACGGGATAGAGGCGGAGGACGTACCCCAAGCCATCGACGGCAATACAGGCACGGCCTGGATCACCCCGCAGTACAGGGGCTACGCCAACTTCGGCAATCTTCCGCAGCGCAAGGACGGCAGCGGGATAATCGTTGATCTCGGCAGCGCACAGGACGTGTCCGGCGTCGACATCGACATGTACCGCAGCGGTCAGACCGTAGAGGTGCTCGCAGCGGACGAGAATGCCTCGAATCCTTCCGCGCTCTCCGATTTTTCCCAGCAGATCACCGAACTGGAGCCGGCAGCAGGCAAGCTGGAAGCCACGCTCGACAAGCCCGTCCGGACCCGGTACATCCTGATCCACATCACATCGCTGCCGACCGACGGCTCACCCGGCGCCTTCCGTGGTGGAATCTCGGAGATCAAAATCACCGGCTGA